A genomic region of Rhipicephalus sanguineus isolate Rsan-2018 chromosome 3, BIME_Rsan_1.4, whole genome shotgun sequence contains the following coding sequences:
- the LOC119386184 gene encoding neprilysin-1, which translates to MPDGSSSSSTLPNKEQVQQVKQQNRRSSEALSSLALQRSSVVQPRRSAWSALLWGLTVATTMLLLVSVVITAFVTTTLLLPRIDVRSTFGQKPPPLPPPPSVSLSGVNAPPFSDRASSAASSLNNKGLHGAKTHETKPCDSTACVEQARMLLHQIDSNQDPCDDFYAYVCDKWAQSRPLTPGAERLSVDTVMVEAYAELLASALHDNVSRDFPQLRFLVDHCVDPEPVMFDNLIAMFLDATHLRSWMMRPSSSPSRRQPSAAEVSRKFGLAFRQLGVDALFRPFVVKDISRENKRFVGLEEPSTVLLRAPLEKEEYEVVRAGFAPLLAFFQNQTEVDPLRFEERLYRTLLQPQLDAAVLANGSTVRVRDLPALRNFEWTSFLQSVFGKGIRPLTARTYVKLASPEHVLRLTRDDELMRSSQVMLGYLLFRITMALSPLLGGTELRDQVASVSCARHPQFAQALTPARYCLCLLNRFEPNLALHATRNFSRAQLSRGDGDDVVEDMASTLRLVLIEHVLVRLARYGSGLKANLLEKLNGVSWEPLAPRGLNENASTLAAFLDGLYLNNARTSTAQFFYTWIRKSLEKRLMAHMTSRASFQGWTGGFLSAEAHMGPPYNRLEIPLPVFDLSLKDDAALRPLQMARAAPRVYWPMFRAIYHWVFNLEFAATSAERNAAHSLVQYFSDLRLCLEHQYSPLSGMEKIAQLNVSRTSWSDLWDLLSVRPALDAFLLYAGRVSPDYRLKLLERWNASQLFFLYYAANFCDNSNRRFLKENAARGPDSPAWYRVNGPLRNTPEFAMAFGCKPESFMNPVQKCVLSI; encoded by the coding sequence ATGCCCGACGGCAGCAGTAGTAGCAGCACGCTACCCAACAAAGAACAGGTCCAGCAAGTGAAGCAGCAGAACAGGCGCAGTAGCGAAGCATTAAGCAGTTTGGCACTACAGCGAAGTAGCGTTGTACAGCCCCGCCGCAGCGCCTGGTCTGCTCTCCTCTGGGGACTCACCGTCGCGACCACGATGCTCCTGCTTGTTTCCGTCGTCATCACAGCCTTCGTCACGACCACGCTGCTCTTGCCTCGCATCGACGTCCGCAGCACGTTCGGGCAAAAACCGCCGCCACTGCCACCGCCACCGTCAGTGTCTCTCAGTGGCGTCAATGCCCCGCCATTCAGCGACCGAGCGTCGTCCGCGGCATCATCGTTAAACAATAAAGGACTCCACGGGGCAAAGACGCACGAGACCAAGCCCTGCGACTCGACGGCATGCGTCGAGCAGGCACGAATGTTGTTGCACCAGATCGACTCCAACCAAGACCCCTGCGACGACTTCTACGCGTACGTGTGCGACAAATGGGCGCAGTCGCGCCCCTTGACTCCGGGCGCAGAGCGCCTGTCCGTGGACACCGTCATGGTCGAAGCATACGCAGAGTTGTTGGCCTCGGCGTTGCATGACAACGTTAGCCGCGATTTTCCGCAGCTGCGTTTTCTTGTCGACCACTGCGTGGACCCCGAACCAGTGATGTTTGACAACCTGATCGCCATGTTCCTTGATGCGACCCACTTGCGATCATGGATGATGCGCCCGTCGTCGTCTCCTTCGCGCCGGCAGCCGTCGGCAGCCGAGGTGTCGCGCAAGTTCGGCCTTGCCTTCCGGCAGCTAGGCGTTGACGCGCTCTTCAGGCCGTTTGTCGTCAAGGACATATCGCGTGAGAACAAACGATTCGTGGGCCTCGAAGAACCGTCGACGGTGCTGCTGCGAGCGCCGCTTGAGAAAGAAGAGTACGAAGTGGTACGTGCTGGATTCGCTCCCCTGCTGGCCTTCTTCCAGAACCAGACGGAAGTGGATCCTCTGCGCTTCGAAGAACGGCTCTACCGAACGCTGCTGCAACCGCAGCTGGATGCCGCCGTACTTGCCAATGGCAGTACGGTCAGAGTGCGCGACCTGCCCGCGCTGAGGAACTTCGAGTGGACCAGCTTCCTGCAGAGCGTATTCGGGAAGGGGATCAGACCTCTAACTGCTCGAACCTACGTCAAACTGGCGTCTCCCGAGCACGTACTGAGACTGACCCGTGACGACGAATTGATGCGCTCGTCGCAGGTTATGTTGGGGTACTTGCTGTTCCGCATCACCATGGCGCTGTCGCCGCTTCTTGGTGGTACCGAGTTACGGGACCAGGTGGCTTCGGTAAGCTGCGCTCGACATCCGCAGTTTGCGCAGGCGCTCACGCCTGCGCGCTACTGCCTCTGCTTGCTGAACCGATTCGAGCCGAATCTCGCTTTGCACGCGACGCGCAACTTTTCCCGGGCGCAACTGTCCAGAGGCGATGGCGACGACGTCGTCGAAGACATGGCTTCTACGCTGCGACTCGTACTCATCGAACACGTGCTGGTGCGGCTCGCTCGTTATGGCAGTGGTCTGAAGGCGAACCTCTTAGAGAAGCTGAATGGCGTCTCGTGGGAGCCTCTGGCGCCGCGTGGCCTAAACGAAAACGCGAGCACGCTGGCCGCATTCCTAGACGGCCTTTACCTGAACAACGCGCGCACCTCGACGGCCCAGTTCTTTTACACCTGGATCCGAAAGTCGCTCGAAAAGCGGCTCATGGCACACATGACCTCTCGCGCCTCCTTCCAAGGTTGGACAGGCGGATTTCTGAGCGCCGAGGCTCACATGGGGCCACCTTACAATCGGCTGGAGATACCGTTGCCGGTATTCGATTTGTCCCTCAAGGACGATGCCGCGTTGCGGCCCCTCCAGATGGCCAGAGCAGCGCCACGAGTATACTGGCCCATGTTTCGCGCCATCTACCACTGGGTCTTCAATCTCGAATTCGCCGCCACCAGTGCCGAGCGCAACGCCGCTCACAGCCTAGTACAATACTTCTCCGACCTGCGACTCTGCCTTGAACACCAGTACAGTCCGCTGTCCGGGATGGAGAAGATCGCGCAGCTCAACGTTTCGAGAACTTCATGGTCCGATCTGTGGGATCTACTGTCGGTGCGCCCTGCTTTGGACGCGTTCCTGCTGTACGCCGGTCGTGTTTCACCAGACTACCGGCTCAAGCTGCTCGAGCGCTGGAACGCCAGCCAGCTGTTCTTCCTGTACTACGCGGCCAACTTCTGCGACAACAGCAACCGGAGGTTCTTGAAAGAGAACGCCGCCCGCGGCCCCGACAGCCCCGCCTGGTACCGTGTCAATGGGCCTCTCCGCAATACTCCAGAGTTTGCGATGGCTTTCGGCTGTAAGCCCGAATCGTTCATGAACCCAGTGCAGAAGTGCGTCCTTTCCATCTGA
- the LOC119387829 gene encoding LOW QUALITY PROTEIN: cyclin-dependent kinase 5 activator 1-like (The sequence of the model RefSeq protein was modified relative to this genomic sequence to represent the inferred CDS: deleted 1 base in 1 codon), with amino-acid sequence MGTVLSFSPRDRKPQSYSEYNLYSYEQLNNAKNSQHSAKMGHHQDRMAAPPASQTQPPNAGGGHNHHHYHHGHHHGNNHNNNNNNNNNNQNHHGGNHLKKHTLFINALSWKHFNVSTKKKAEKTKSAAAQRQPLEPVDPNKNVHKSLSCYNLGLDIVGSGRGLVDRPPTSAKPAPPPLPPKPAVVRPAPPKPAGSQQLTAGGSPQRKTVIQASTSELLRCLGEFLGQRCKRLRDFQPGDAVLWLRTVDRSLLLQGWQDIAFINPANVVFLYMLVRELVDEDVTSERELQAVVLTCLYLSYAYMGNEISYPLKPFLVDENRDKFWDRCLLIIESLSSSMLRINSEPGFFTEVFSELKACAPQPATSTAATARVC; translated from the exons ATGGGCACCGTGCTGAGCTTCTCTCCGAGAGACCGCAAGCCGCAGAGCTACAGCGAGTACAACCTGTACAGCTACGAGCAGCTCAACAACGCCAAGAACAGTCAGCACTCCGCCAAGATGGGCCACCACCAGGACAGGATGGCGGCGCCGCCGGCGTCTCAAACGCAGCCGCCCAACGCCGGCGGAGGCCACAACCACCATCATTACCACCACGGTCACCACCACGGCAACAAtcacaacaacaataataacaataacaacaacaaccagAACCACCATGGCGGCaaccacttgaagaagcacactcTGTTCATCAACGCTCTGAGCTGGAAGCACTTTAACGTCTCAACCAAGAAGAAGGCAGAAAAGACCAAGTCAGCGGCCGCGCAGCGCCAGCCCTTGGAACCCGTCGATCCAAACAAGAACGTACACAAGTCCCTTTCCTGCTACAACCTTGGCCTCGACATCGTGGGCTCGGGCCGCGGGCTCGTCGACCGGCCGCCAACTAGTGCCAAGCCGGCCCCGCCTCCCCTGCCACCGAAGCCAGCCGTGGTAAGGCCGGCTCCCCCCAAACCGGCCGGATCTCAGCAGCTAACGGCCGGTGGTAGCCCTCAGCGCAAGACAGTCATCCAAGCCTCAACGTCAGAGCTGCTCCGCTGCCTGGGCGAGTTCCTTGGGCAGCGCTGCAAGCGGCTGCGCGACTTCCAGCCAGGAGACGCGGTTCTCTGGCTGCGAACCGTGGACAGGTCGCTGCTGCTGCAGGGCTGGCAGGACATCGCCTTCATCAACCCTGCAAACGTGGTCTTCCTGTACATGCTTGTGCGCGAGCTCGTCGACGAGGAT GTGACCAGCGAGCGTGAGCTGCAGGCCGTCGTGCTGACGTGCCTCTACCTGTCGTACGCGTATATGGGCAACGAGATATCGTATCCACTCAAGCCCTTCCTTGTTGACGAGAACCGGGACAAATTCTGGGACCGCTGCCTTCTGATCATCGAGAGCCTGAGCTCCAGCATGCTGCGCATCAACAGCGAGCCGGGCTTCTTCACCGAAGTCTTCAGTGAGCTCAAGGCGTGTGCACCCCAGCCGGCGACGTCGACGGCAGCCACAGCGCGCGTCTGTTGA